One stretch of Clavibacter michiganensis DNA includes these proteins:
- a CDS encoding glycoside hydrolase family 13 protein, whose product MTSPAPTALSTAARDDTSAHPDSTPQHGTGSEWWRTAVIYQIYPRSFADSDGDGIGDLPGITERLPALRELGVDAVWLSPFFLSPQNDAGYDVADYCAVDPLFGTLDDFERMQRRAHELGLRVIVDIVPNHTSSAHRWFQEALAAPAGSEERARYMFRDGKGADGELPPNNWESIFGGPAWTRLTEPDGTPGQWYLHLFDSSQPDLDWTNPWVRERFREILRFWLDRGVDGFRVDVAHGMVKAPGLPDYTPPEGQGSMGGAGGADDQPAPPPPYFAQEGVHEIYREWREIFDSYEGDRAMVAEAWVEPLAKLADWVRPDEMHQAFNFSYLETPWDAAALRRTIDASLATFSSVGAPSTWVLSNHDVVRHASRLALSGDNPQGVGIGPNSTVTVDEELGLRRARAASALMLALPGSAYVYQGEELGLPEDIRLPDSARQDPTFHRTAGERYGRDGCRVPIPWEAGKPSYGFSDGDASWLPQPDDWDRFARDAEQADPASTLSLYTEALLLRREHGLALGALEWIDAEGDDVIAFESAGVTVIANLGQAAVPLPEGRVLLASRPLDGDAVPSDTTVWLIRG is encoded by the coding sequence ATGACTTCGCCTGCCCCCACAGCCCTGTCCACGGCTGCCCGGGACGACACCTCGGCCCACCCCGACAGCACACCGCAGCACGGAACCGGATCCGAGTGGTGGCGCACCGCCGTCATCTACCAGATCTACCCGCGCTCCTTCGCCGACTCCGACGGCGACGGCATCGGCGACCTCCCCGGCATCACCGAGCGCCTGCCCGCGCTCCGCGAGCTCGGGGTCGACGCCGTCTGGCTCTCCCCCTTCTTCCTGTCGCCGCAGAACGACGCGGGCTACGACGTCGCGGACTACTGCGCCGTGGATCCGCTGTTCGGCACCCTCGACGACTTCGAGCGGATGCAGCGCCGCGCGCACGAGCTCGGCCTCCGCGTGATCGTCGACATCGTCCCGAACCACACGTCCTCCGCGCACCGCTGGTTCCAGGAGGCGCTGGCCGCCCCCGCCGGCAGCGAGGAGCGCGCCCGCTACATGTTCCGCGACGGGAAGGGCGCCGACGGCGAGCTGCCCCCGAACAACTGGGAGTCGATCTTCGGCGGCCCGGCGTGGACCCGGCTCACCGAGCCCGACGGCACGCCCGGCCAGTGGTACCTGCACCTGTTCGACTCGTCGCAGCCCGACCTCGACTGGACGAACCCGTGGGTGCGCGAGCGCTTCCGCGAGATCCTCCGCTTCTGGCTCGACCGCGGCGTCGACGGGTTCCGCGTGGACGTCGCGCACGGCATGGTCAAGGCGCCCGGCCTCCCCGACTACACGCCGCCCGAGGGCCAGGGCAGCATGGGCGGCGCCGGCGGTGCCGACGACCAGCCCGCTCCCCCGCCGCCGTACTTCGCGCAGGAGGGCGTGCACGAGATCTACCGCGAGTGGCGCGAGATCTTCGACTCCTACGAGGGCGACCGCGCGATGGTCGCCGAGGCGTGGGTCGAGCCGCTCGCGAAGCTGGCCGACTGGGTGCGCCCGGACGAGATGCACCAGGCGTTCAACTTCAGCTACCTCGAGACGCCCTGGGACGCCGCCGCGCTCCGCCGCACGATCGACGCGTCGCTCGCGACCTTCTCCTCCGTGGGCGCGCCGAGCACCTGGGTGCTCTCGAACCACGACGTGGTGCGGCACGCCAGCCGCCTCGCGCTCTCGGGCGATAACCCGCAGGGCGTGGGCATCGGGCCGAACTCGACCGTGACGGTCGACGAGGAGCTCGGCCTCCGCCGCGCCCGCGCCGCCAGCGCGCTCATGCTCGCGCTGCCCGGCAGCGCCTACGTCTACCAGGGCGAGGAGCTCGGGTTGCCCGAGGACATCCGCCTGCCGGACTCCGCGCGCCAGGATCCGACGTTCCACCGCACCGCGGGCGAGCGCTACGGCCGCGACGGCTGCCGCGTGCCGATCCCGTGGGAGGCCGGGAAGCCGTCGTACGGCTTCAGCGACGGCGACGCCAGCTGGCTGCCGCAGCCCGACGACTGGGACCGGTTCGCGCGCGACGCCGAGCAGGCGGATCCCGCGTCGACCCTCTCCCTCTACACGGAGGCGCTGCTGCTGCGTCGCGAGCACGGCCTGGCGCTGGGTGCGCTGGAGTGGATCGACGCGGAGGGCGACGACGTGATCGCGTTCGAG